A stretch of Macadamia integrifolia cultivar HAES 741 chromosome 7, SCU_Mint_v3, whole genome shotgun sequence DNA encodes these proteins:
- the LOC122085239 gene encoding E3 ubiquitin-protein ligase ATL41-like: MNQDHWDNQDPFEDTQERHKFNMDILLTAVSSLFVVIVLVLLLHIYVRYLLRRQRRRRTIIRLSVGTTSTEPPKRGLEPAAIAALPVFVYKGTGDQLEATNKTECTVCLSSIEDGEMARLLPNCKHMFHVECIDMWFSSHSTCPICRTGAEPQLQAQTLAHETGVTVPPTAPPLDSMLNSTILRPEGTSEGAAQTSKAVGSVSSRLSSFRRMLSKDRSERRSQASGQADGVEDLERQ; the protein is encoded by the coding sequence ATGAATCAAGATCATTGGGACAACCAAGATCCTTTTGAAGACACACAGGAACGACACAAATTCAACATGGACATCCTTCTCACGGCTGTTTCTTCCCTTTTTGTTGTCATTGTCCTTGTTCTCCTCCTCCACATCTATGTACGGTATCTCCTCCGACGCCAAAGAAGGCGCCGCACGATAATCCGTCTAAGCGTAGGAACCACTTCAACCGAGCCACCCAAGAGGGGGCTCGAACCAGCGGCCATCGCCGCCCTACCGGTATTCGTCTACAAAGGAACTGGAGATCAGCTTGAGGCTACCAACAAGACGGAGTGCACAGTTTGCTTGAGTAGCATAGAAGATGGAGAGATGGCAAGGCTTTTACCGAACTGTAAGCATATGTTTCATGTAGAGTGTATTGATATGTGGTTTAGCTCCCACTCTACTTGCCCTATATGCCGCACTGGGGCTGAACCCCAATTACAAGCCCAAACCCTAGCTCATGAGACTGGTGTTACTGTGCCCCCTACGGCTCCACCATTGGATTCAATGTTGAACTCAACAATCTTGAGACCTGAGGGTACATCGGAGGGTGCTGCTCAAACCTCTAAGGCTGTTGGATCAGTCTCATCAAGGCTGAGTTCCTTTAGGAGGATGCTTAGTAAGGACAGATCAGAGAGGAGAAGTCAGGCTTCTGGGCAAGCAGATGGAGTGGAAGATCTTGAGAGGCAGTGA